The Mucilaginibacter sp. PAMB04168 genome contains the following window.
TAAGGGTATAAGCAAAGGCGCCATAAGCGACGAAAATGGTAACTACACCCTCAACCACGTTAAGCCAGGCACTTACACTTTAAAAGTAACTTTTGTAGGCTTGGCCACTCAAGAGAAAAGCGTAACCGTAACCGCCGGTCAAACAACCCAGGCAAACTTCGCGCTTTCTGAAAATTCTTCTCAGTTAACTGAAGTAGTTGTAGCGGGCGCTAACGGCCAAAACCGGGCTGTAACCGTTGGCAAATCAGGCCTGCGGTCTTTGGATATACCCCAAAGCGTTCAGATTATCGATAGTGCTATTATTACTGACCAGCAAATCAATCGCCTTACTGATGTGATAAGAAACGTAAACGGTATTGCCTTAGGCGAAAATCGTGGCTCTACAAACGAAACTTTTAACGCCCGGGGATATAACTTAGGGGCTAACAATGTGTTTAAGAACGGTGCCCGTACTTCACTGGGCGGCTCACTTGAAGCCAGTACGTTAGAATCTGTAGAGGTTTTAAAAGGTAGTGCGGCCCTGCTATACGGTAGCGTTACCGGCGGAGCAGTAGTTAACCTGGTAACCAAAAAGCCCAAATTTAACTGGGGAGGCGAAGCCAGCATGCGCTCGGGCAGCTATGGTTTTTACAAGCCTATCTTAGATGTATACGGCCCTATTAATAAAAGCATTGCTTTTCGTTTCATCACCACTAAGGAAAATGCCAACAGCTTTCGCGACGGTGTAAGTACCGACCGTTTTTACATAAATCCATCCCTATTATTCAATGTAGGTAAAAAGACGGAACTGCTTTTACAAGGCGATTACCTGAAAAGCAATTACACCCCTGATTTTGGTATTGGTACGGTTGCCGGTCAAATCCCCAATATCGGCCGAAGTGCTTTCATTAACACAACCTGGGCATACAATCATACCAAAACCGGTACAACTCAAGCTAATTTAACCCACCGTTTCAACGATGTGTGGAAGATTAATGTTATTGGTGCCTACCAGTCTTACTTCCGCAATTACTTTGGCGCCGAGCGGCCGCAGGCTGCAACAGCAAATGGCGTGTCGCCGCGTGCGTTAACTCGTTCTCAGTCGCAAGAATATACTTATAACCAACAGATTAACTTAACCGGTAGTGCAAAAACCGGATCTATTAAGCATAACTTGTTATTTGGTGCGGATGCCGATCAATCCCGAACCACATCGTATGGTTTTAAATATGGCGACGCAGTTAATTCGCCTACAGCGTTTAGTTATGCCAACTTCAATATCCTAAATCCGGCCACTTATCAAACCACGCTCGACAAGCCTTATACCCGTATTTACCAAAATACAGTTACACCGGTGTATAGAATGGGGGCCTTTGTACAAGACTTAATTGGATTGACTGATAAATTTAAGTTATTAGCTGGTATTAGGTATACCTGGCAAAAACAGCCAAGGGCCAATACATATAATGAGGATACGCAGGCTACCACACTGGCTAATAACGGCATTGGCAAAGCAAAAGTTGATAAAGCATTTTCGCCTAAAGTGGGCTTAATTTACCAGCCATTAACCACTACATCTGTTTATGCAAGTTACGCAAACAACTTTACATCCAACTCTGGCGTAGATGTTTCTGGAGCACCGCTTGGCCCATCCATTCTCGATCAATATGAGGTTGGTGTTAAAAACGACCTGTTAAACGGCCGGCTTTCGGTAAACGTTACTGCATACCGCATCATCAACAACCGCTTTGCTCAAACAGCGCAGTTCCAGGCAGATGGTATCACACCAAATTCAGATACCAACGTTAAGGAATTTAGCGGCAAAACATCCAGTGATGGCGTGGAGCTCGATATCACAGGTAAATTATCAAGCAATGTTTATTTCCTGGCAGGTTATGCCTATAATTTTATTCGTTACACCTCAACACTGCCAAACGGCATTACCGAAGGCGAACGTATTGTAGGCAGCGTACCACATACCGCTAACGGAACAGTATTTTACACCTTCAAAAACGGCAATATTAAAGGGTTAAAGTTAGGGCTTTCGGGCTACTATACCGGCGCACGTAACAGCGGCTTTAACACGCTTAAAACAGGTGCTTCACGCGGGGTGCCTGTGCATTTAAACGGTTATACCACGTTTGATGTCTCGGCCGGGTATACTATTAAAAAGGTGTCATTACTGGCTAAAGTATCTAACCTGACTAACGAGCTGAATTACCTGGTACACGAAAATTACAGTGTGAATCCTATACCGCCACGCATGCTTTCAGCTACTGCGTCCTATCGCTTCTAAACCAAACCTTATATTTTCACAGAACCGGATGTCTTAACATCCGGTTTTTTGCATTTTATAAGCCGCGCATTATTTATAGTTTTGCTTACAACCAAAAAACTTAATTATGTCATCTATCCTAAAAACACTCGCGCTGCTGCTATTTGTATTTTGCAGTGGTAGTTTATGGGCTAAGCCCAAAGTATTAATCTTTTGTAAAACGGCAGGCTTTCATCATAAATCTATTGGAC
Protein-coding sequences here:
- a CDS encoding TonB-dependent receptor; the protein is MQKLYTLTIAFLLTLICTGSVFAQTQTGKITGKVTTSDGNAATYVSVGLKGISKGAISDENGNYTLNHVKPGTYTLKVTFVGLATQEKSVTVTAGQTTQANFALSENSSQLTEVVVAGANGQNRAVTVGKSGLRSLDIPQSVQIIDSAIITDQQINRLTDVIRNVNGIALGENRGSTNETFNARGYNLGANNVFKNGARTSLGGSLEASTLESVEVLKGSAALLYGSVTGGAVVNLVTKKPKFNWGGEASMRSGSYGFYKPILDVYGPINKSIAFRFITTKENANSFRDGVSTDRFYINPSLLFNVGKKTELLLQGDYLKSNYTPDFGIGTVAGQIPNIGRSAFINTTWAYNHTKTGTTQANLTHRFNDVWKINVIGAYQSYFRNYFGAERPQAATANGVSPRALTRSQSQEYTYNQQINLTGSAKTGSIKHNLLFGADADQSRTTSYGFKYGDAVNSPTAFSYANFNILNPATYQTTLDKPYTRIYQNTVTPVYRMGAFVQDLIGLTDKFKLLAGIRYTWQKQPRANTYNEDTQATTLANNGIGKAKVDKAFSPKVGLIYQPLTTTSVYASYANNFTSNSGVDVSGAPLGPSILDQYEVGVKNDLLNGRLSVNVTAYRIINNRFAQTAQFQADGITPNSDTNVKEFSGKTSSDGVELDITGKLSSNVYFLAGYAYNFIRYTSTLPNGITEGERIVGSVPHTANGTVFYTFKNGNIKGLKLGLSGYYTGARNSGFNTLKTGASRGVPVHLNGYTTFDVSAGYTIKKVSLLAKVSNLTNELNYLVHENYSVNPIPPRMLSATASYRF